A window of Suncus etruscus isolate mSunEtr1 chromosome 4, mSunEtr1.pri.cur, whole genome shotgun sequence contains these coding sequences:
- the LOC126007178 gene encoding putative claudin-24, which yields MTFVLRVAMECLGLLLSSLGWVLAIVTTSLPLWKHRNLDLNEMENWTLGLWQACVVQDEVGWQCKAFESFLALPAELRLARVLMFLANGLGLLGLLLAGLGLDHLRIGERSPELKKRLLVLGGLVLGAAGVAVLVPVSWVAYGTVQEFWDEAVPDIVPRWELGDALFLGWFGGLCLLLGGGLLNCAACSGSGPLPEGHGAVTGTPTMENGVTNLKVSDSLCSPLTLGQEKQERPAELKGSDDDDDDDDDNDGESAQVNV from the exons ATGACTTTTGTCCTGAGAGTCGCCATGGAATGCCTGGGCCTGCTCCTCTCTTCTCTGGGCTGGGTTTTAGCCATCGTCACCACCTCCCTGCCGCTTTGGAAACATCGCAACCTGGACTTGAATGAGATGGAGAACTGGACGCTGGGGCTTTGGCAGGCGTGCGTGGTGCAGGACGAGGTGGGCTGGCAGTGTAAGGCCTTCGAGTCCTTCCTGGCTCTGCCGGCCGAGCTCAGGCTGGCCCGCGTCCTGATGTTCCTGGCCAACGGGCTGGGCTTGCTGGGCCTACTGCTGGCCGGGCTGGGCCTGGACCATCTGCGCATCGGAGAGCGGTCCCCTGAGCTCAAGAAGCGCCTGCTGGTGTTGGGGGGACTGGTGCTGGGGGCAGCGGGCGTGGCGGTGCTGGTGCCCGTGTCCTGGGTGGCCTATGGGACTGTGCAGGAATTCTGGGACGAGGCTGTGCCGGACATTGTGCCCCGTTGGGAACTGGGGGACGCACTTTTCCTGGGCTGGTTCGGGGGATTGTGTCTTCTTCTAGGAGGGGGACTGCTCAACTGTGCAGCCTGCTCGGGTTCTGGGCCCCTGCCTGAAGGCCACGGGGCTGTGACAGGAACCCCAACTATGGAAAACGGAGTCACAAATCTTAAAGT ATCGGATTCTCTCTGCTCGCCCCTTACCCTAGGGCAGGAGAAGCAAGAGAGGCCGGCTGAGCTGAAAGgaagtgatgatgatgatgatgatgatgatgataatgatgggGAGAGTGCacaggtcaatgtctga
- the LOC126007179 gene encoding claudin-22-like: MAPSFHTGAQLGGLLLGALGWVLSCLINYLPLWKNRNLGLNVMENWTLGLWQACVVQDEVGWQCKAFESFLALPAELRLARVLMFLANGLGLLGLLLAGLGLDHLRIRERSPELKKRLLVLGGLVLGAAGVAVLVPVSWVAYGTVQEFWDEAVPDIVPRWELGDALFLGWFGGLCLLLGGGLLNCAACSGPGTPEAGRYTVVEARYSGEQVEMKPASLSI, from the coding sequence ATGGCGCCCTCCTTTCACACGGGAGCTCAACTGGGGGGCCTTTTGCTGGGTGCCCTGGGCTGGGTCCTCTCCTGTCTCATCAACTACCTGCCGCTTTGGAAGAACCGCAACCTGGGCTTAAACGTGATGGAGAACTGGACGCTGGGGCTTTGGCAGGCGTGCGTGGTGCAAGACGAGGTGGGCTGGCAGTGTAAGGCCTTCGAGTCCTTCCTGGCTCTGCCGGCCGAGCTCAGGCTGGCCCGCGTCCTGATGTTCCTGGCCAACGGGCTGGGCTTGTTGGGCCTACTGCTGGCCGGTCTGGGCCTGGACCATCTGCGCATCAGAGAGCGGTCCCCTGAGCTCAAGAAGCGCCTGCTGGTGTTGGGGGGACTGGTGCTGGGGGCAGCAGGTGTGGCGGTGCTGGTGCCCGTGTCCTGGGTGGCCTATGGGACTGTGCAGGAATTCTGGGACGAGGCTGTGCCGGACATTGTGCCCCGTTGGGAATTAGGAGATGCACTTTTCCTGGGCTGGTTCGGGGGACTGTGTCTGCTCCTAGGAGGGGGACTGCTTAACTGTGCAGCCTGCTCGGGGCCAGGGACCCCCGAAGCCGGCCGTTACACTGTAGTAGAAGCCAGATACTCAGGAGAACAGGTGGAGATGAAACCAGCCTCCCTGAGCATCTGA